A window from Planococcus maritimus encodes these proteins:
- a CDS encoding DNA translocase FtsK: MIAYEVTGLIMIGIAILMVFRLGLIGRMFNNMAEYLFGYLAFLAPLALTAIALHIMVKRGLPKIRAKIAAGSLFLFAGALLISHLIWSASSILPITSANVMSETSKMTQMTGTLWGNYEATGGGFFGAVLYALLHVLFATAGTWVIAIILLSIGAIILTGKTAAPVIAERLPAVGEAMKSLAIRFKPEQKPAKKQPRKKNAPEKVLEMNEQLAYDDALEETETTLVFDQETERETEDDAEKEPIISAFTEKVKPKSKEAENEKVATEPSEETRRVDPETGEILKEPVMSMKEEAENEDYSLPPIDLLTLPPHSDQSGEYSGIQKNAKKLEKTFQSFGVRAKVTQVHMGPAVTKYEVLPDVGVKVSKIVSLHDDLALALAARDIRIEAPIPGKSAIGIEVPNTEVAVVSLREVLDSEENNRPNSKLLFGLGRDVTGQAVMTELNKMPHLLVAGSTGSGKSVCINGIITSIIMRAKPHEVKMMMIDPKMVELNVYNGIPHLLAPVVTDPRKAAQALKKIVSEMERRYELFSHTGTRNIEGYNDYVDTFNAENDDKHPKLPFIVVIVDELADLMMVASNEVEDAITRLAQMARAAGIHLIIATQRPSVNVITGVIKANIPSRIAFAVSSAIDSRTILDMGGAEKLLGRGDMLFLGAGQSKPVRVQGAFLSDAEVEKIVDFSIEQQKAQYQEDMIPSDVEEVSIDQETDELYDEAVQLVTEMQTASVSMLQRRFRVGYSRAARIIDQMEQRGVVGPYEGSKPRHVLVPKQDDY; this comes from the coding sequence ATGATCGCTTATGAAGTAACGGGGCTTATCATGATCGGCATCGCGATCTTAATGGTCTTCCGTCTCGGGTTAATCGGCCGCATGTTCAACAATATGGCAGAGTATCTGTTCGGCTATCTGGCCTTTCTTGCACCCTTGGCATTGACGGCAATAGCTCTACATATCATGGTCAAGCGAGGATTGCCGAAAATCCGTGCAAAAATTGCCGCAGGATCGCTGTTTTTGTTTGCGGGCGCTTTGTTGATCAGCCATTTAATCTGGTCGGCAAGTTCTATCCTGCCGATCACTTCGGCAAACGTCATGTCGGAAACTTCTAAAATGACGCAGATGACGGGAACGCTCTGGGGCAATTATGAAGCGACAGGCGGCGGCTTTTTCGGCGCGGTATTGTATGCGCTGCTCCACGTCCTGTTTGCCACTGCCGGGACATGGGTGATTGCCATCATCTTGCTGTCGATTGGTGCCATTATCTTAACAGGCAAAACAGCTGCCCCGGTTATTGCAGAGCGCTTGCCAGCAGTCGGCGAAGCAATGAAATCTTTGGCAATACGTTTTAAACCGGAACAAAAACCGGCGAAAAAACAGCCGCGCAAGAAAAATGCCCCTGAAAAGGTATTGGAAATGAACGAACAACTCGCTTATGACGATGCATTAGAAGAAACAGAGACAACGTTGGTTTTTGATCAAGAAACCGAGCGGGAAACAGAAGACGACGCTGAAAAAGAACCAATCATTTCAGCCTTTACTGAAAAGGTCAAGCCGAAGTCCAAAGAGGCGGAAAATGAAAAAGTGGCCACTGAGCCTTCTGAAGAAACCCGCCGCGTTGACCCTGAAACGGGTGAAATCCTTAAAGAGCCAGTGATGTCGATGAAAGAAGAAGCGGAAAACGAAGATTATTCCTTGCCGCCGATCGATTTATTGACATTGCCGCCACATAGCGACCAAAGCGGGGAATATTCGGGCATTCAAAAAAATGCCAAGAAACTCGAAAAAACCTTCCAAAGTTTTGGTGTCCGTGCAAAAGTGACGCAAGTCCATATGGGGCCGGCTGTTACAAAATATGAAGTGTTGCCGGACGTCGGTGTGAAAGTCAGCAAAATTGTCAGTCTCCACGACGATTTAGCTTTGGCGCTTGCAGCGCGGGATATCCGCATCGAAGCGCCGATTCCTGGAAAATCGGCAATCGGAATTGAAGTGCCGAATACGGAAGTGGCAGTCGTAAGCTTGAGAGAAGTACTGGACTCTGAAGAAAACAATCGCCCCAATTCGAAGCTCTTATTCGGCCTTGGACGCGATGTTACGGGCCAGGCAGTCATGACAGAACTCAATAAAATGCCCCATTTGCTCGTAGCAGGATCGACAGGCAGCGGGAAATCCGTTTGCATCAACGGCATCATCACGAGCATCATCATGCGCGCCAAGCCGCACGAAGTAAAAATGATGATGATTGACCCAAAAATGGTCGAACTGAATGTCTATAACGGAATACCGCATCTGCTCGCGCCAGTTGTCACGGATCCGCGCAAAGCGGCGCAAGCCTTGAAGAAAATCGTTTCGGAAATGGAGCGGCGCTATGAGCTGTTTTCCCATACCGGCACCCGCAATATCGAAGGTTATAACGATTATGTCGATACATTTAACGCAGAAAATGACGACAAGCATCCCAAATTGCCATTCATTGTCGTCATCGTCGATGAGTTAGCAGATTTGATGATGGTCGCATCGAACGAAGTCGAAGACGCCATCACCAGGCTCGCTCAAATGGCGCGTGCGGCAGGCATTCATTTGATCATCGCGACGCAGCGCCCAAGTGTCAACGTCATCACCGGTGTTATCAAAGCAAATATTCCATCGCGCATTGCTTTTGCAGTATCGTCCGCCATTGACTCACGCACCATTTTGGATATGGGCGGGGCAGAGAAATTGCTCGGCCGTGGCGATATGCTATTCCTTGGGGCTGGGCAATCAAAGCCGGTCCGTGTACAGGGCGCATTTTTATCGGATGCCGAAGTAGAAAAAATCGTCGACTTCTCAATTGAACAGCAAAAAGCACAATATCAGGAAGACATGATCCCGTCTGATGTTGAAGAAGTGAGCATCGACCAGGAAACGGACGAGCTTTACGACGAAGCGGTGCAATTGGTGACCGAAATGCAGACCGCATCCGTGTCGATGCTGCAGCGCAGATTCCGCGTCGGCTATTCCAGAGCAGCACGAATCATAGACCAAATGGAGCAGCGCGGGGTGGTCGGCCCTTATGAAGGCAGTAAGCCACGTCATGTTCTGGTTCCTAAGCAGGACGATTATTGA
- a CDS encoding ribonuclease J, producing the protein MSKIKNEVIRVIPLGGVGEIGKAMYVIDIDDDLFVVDSGLMFPEDEMLGVDIVIPDVTYLEENKDRVKGIFLTHGHEDAIGSIAYLLKKVQAPVYGSKLTIALAKEHVKELGSLKHHKFFEVTNKSRMNFDKTHVTFFHTTHSIPDALGIVFHTSEGAIVHTGEFKFDQSMQGSYRPDYAKMAKLGEDGVLMLLSDSTEAERPGYTTSETVVADHILTAFHQAPGRILVSLYSSNFIRIQQVFDIAQQTGKKVAVIGKSLEKSYEVGLRLGYLEVDEETVISLKDMEKYNDDEVVIIVTGNQGEPLEALDKMVRRQHKDVRINETDTVLITFTPSPGMEVPMFQTMNKLAKAGAKVLTSNKKVHVSGHGSQEDLKMMLNLMKPKYFVPIQGEYKMLIAHSKLAQQVGIAKSDIFIADKGDIVEYRKEKVRMSGRVTTGNVLIDGIGIGDVGNIVLRDRKLLSQDGIFIIVVTLNRKEKRIASGPEIISRGFVYVRESEQLLEESSQLVRKVVDKYVTRDAFEWNNIKQEIRDTLNSYLYQQTKRRPMIIPIIMEY; encoded by the coding sequence TTGAGTAAAATTAAAAACGAAGTCATTAGAGTCATTCCGCTTGGCGGAGTAGGAGAAATCGGCAAAGCCATGTACGTCATCGATATCGATGATGACTTGTTTGTTGTCGACAGCGGGTTGATGTTCCCGGAAGATGAGATGCTTGGCGTCGACATCGTCATTCCGGACGTCACTTATCTTGAAGAAAACAAAGACCGTGTGAAAGGGATCTTCCTGACGCATGGCCACGAGGATGCAATCGGGTCGATTGCTTATCTATTAAAGAAAGTCCAAGCGCCGGTTTATGGCTCGAAGCTGACCATTGCGCTTGCTAAAGAGCACGTAAAAGAGCTTGGCTCGCTCAAACATCATAAATTCTTTGAAGTCACCAATAAGAGCCGCATGAATTTTGACAAAACACACGTCACCTTTTTCCATACGACACACAGCATTCCAGATGCACTCGGAATTGTTTTCCATACATCAGAAGGCGCGATTGTCCATACTGGGGAATTCAAATTTGACCAGTCGATGCAAGGCAGCTACCGCCCGGATTATGCCAAAATGGCAAAACTCGGTGAAGACGGGGTATTGATGCTCTTGTCGGATTCCACTGAAGCGGAACGCCCAGGCTACACGACGTCTGAGACAGTCGTAGCTGACCATATCTTGACGGCATTCCACCAAGCGCCGGGCCGAATTCTTGTATCGCTTTATTCATCCAACTTCATCCGCATCCAGCAAGTGTTCGACATTGCGCAACAAACCGGTAAAAAAGTAGCTGTCATCGGCAAAAGCCTAGAGAAGAGCTATGAAGTCGGCTTGCGCCTTGGTTATCTTGAAGTGGATGAAGAGACCGTCATTTCTCTGAAAGATATGGAAAAATACAACGATGATGAAGTGGTCATCATCGTAACAGGCAACCAAGGTGAACCGTTAGAAGCGCTTGACAAAATGGTCAGACGCCAGCATAAAGACGTGCGCATTAACGAAACGGATACGGTGTTGATCACGTTCACGCCGTCGCCAGGCATGGAAGTGCCAATGTTCCAGACGATGAACAAATTGGCTAAAGCTGGCGCGAAAGTATTGACGTCTAATAAGAAAGTCCACGTTTCCGGGCACGGCAGCCAGGAAGACTTAAAAATGATGCTGAACTTGATGAAGCCGAAGTATTTCGTGCCGATTCAAGGAGAATATAAAATGCTCATTGCTCATTCCAAGTTGGCTCAGCAGGTCGGAATCGCAAAATCGGATATCTTCATTGCCGATAAAGGCGATATCGTCGAATACAGAAAAGAGAAAGTCCGCATGAGCGGCCGTGTGACGACAGGCAATGTCTTGATCGATGGAATCGGCATCGGGGACGTCGGCAATATCGTCCTGCGTGACCGCAAGCTCTTGTCGCAGGATGGAATCTTTATTATCGTCGTTACCTTGAACCGTAAGGAAAAACGCATTGCATCAGGTCCTGAAATCATTTCCAGAGGTTTTGTCTATGTCCGCGAGTCGGAGCAATTGCTTGAGGAGTCGAGTCAATTGGTGCGCAAAGTCGTCGATAAATACGTGACGCGCGATGCATTTGAATGGAACAATATCAAACAGGAAATCCGCGATACGCTGAATTCGTATCTGTACCAGCAAACGAAGCGACGTCCGATGATCATTCCAATCATCATGGAATACTAA
- a CDS encoding aspartate-semialdehyde dehydrogenase, which produces MGATGAVGQQMKDQLEKRNFPVGDIKFLSSARSAGKEINFNGQTYTVEEAVPESFEGVDIALFSAGGSISEKFAPEAVKRGAVVVDNTSAFRMNEDVPLVVPEVNKSALKGHSGVIANPNCSTIQMVCALQPLKEQFGLQKIIVSTYQAVSGAGIDAINELKDQSADFDNAATAEAKVLPVKSADRHYPIAFNAVPQIDQFADNGYTLEEMKMINETKKIMSDQSLAVAATCVRLPVVTGHSESVYVELGDAPSVQQVREALSGAPGVVLQDDPANQEYPMPLMAAGKDEVFVGRIRKDLDNPNGYHLWVVSDNLIKGAALNSVQIAEALIEEQLL; this is translated from the coding sequence ATGGGCGCAACCGGTGCTGTCGGCCAGCAAATGAAAGACCAGCTGGAAAAGCGCAACTTCCCTGTCGGGGATATCAAATTCCTGTCTTCTGCCCGCTCTGCCGGCAAAGAAATCAACTTTAATGGACAAACTTACACCGTAGAAGAAGCGGTGCCAGAATCGTTTGAGGGAGTCGACATCGCTCTGTTCAGCGCAGGGGGCAGCATCTCAGAGAAATTTGCGCCTGAAGCTGTGAAACGCGGCGCAGTCGTGGTCGACAATACAAGTGCCTTCCGCATGAATGAAGATGTGCCGCTCGTCGTCCCTGAAGTGAACAAATCAGCGCTAAAAGGCCATTCCGGCGTCATAGCCAACCCGAATTGCTCGACCATCCAAATGGTGTGCGCATTGCAGCCGCTAAAAGAGCAATTCGGCTTGCAAAAAATTATTGTTTCCACCTACCAAGCGGTGTCAGGTGCCGGGATCGATGCCATCAACGAATTGAAAGATCAATCAGCGGATTTTGATAACGCTGCGACGGCCGAAGCGAAAGTCTTACCTGTAAAATCAGCCGATCGCCATTATCCGATCGCTTTTAATGCAGTGCCGCAAATCGATCAATTCGCTGATAACGGCTATACGCTCGAAGAAATGAAGATGATCAACGAAACCAAAAAGATCATGAGTGACCAAAGCTTGGCGGTCGCGGCGACTTGTGTAAGGCTGCCAGTCGTCACAGGACATTCCGAATCTGTCTACGTCGAATTGGGCGATGCACCGTCCGTCCAACAAGTGAGAGAGGCGCTAAGTGGTGCGCCAGGCGTTGTCTTGCAGGACGATCCTGCCAATCAGGAATACCCGATGCCTTTGATGGCAGCTGGGAAAGATGAAGTATTTGTCGGCCGCATCCGCAAAGACCTCGACAACCCGAACGGCTATCATTTATGGGTCGTTTCCGATAACTTGATCAAAGGCGCCGCGTTGAATTCGGTGCAAATTGCTGAAGCGCTTATTGAAGAACAATTGCTGTAA
- a CDS encoding M16 family metallopeptidase encodes MVTTYTCQNGLRIVSEHIPHFRSVAVGVFVNTGSRDERPEENGITHFIEHLLFKGTEKRSAKDIAREFDRVGGDLNAYTSKEYTCYYAKVLDHHAPLAVEVLADMFFNSVMDPVEIDKERLVVKEEISMTEDMADDDVHEQLWRVMYPDNAIGAPILGTNETLDRFSRQQILDYMERHYTPSNTVISVAGHIDDKLLSQIESLFGSFERKSPDNAHVLPLFVPGQSIKHKETEQAHICLGYPGLSLQDDQLFSLAVLNNIIGGSMSSRLFQEIREDRGLAYSVYSYHSAYSDHGTLAIYGGTADHQVGEVEELIRTSLQRMREGDISELEISDSREQLKGNLLLGLESTGSRMSRNGKYELLHGKHQSADDIIRLIDGVERDHVLDLMQLTAAAPAVSIIRSQ; translated from the coding sequence ATGGTTACCACATATACTTGCCAAAATGGCTTGCGCATCGTTTCTGAACACATCCCGCATTTTCGTTCCGTGGCGGTCGGCGTATTCGTCAATACGGGATCACGCGATGAGCGGCCGGAAGAAAACGGCATCACGCATTTTATCGAACACTTGTTGTTCAAAGGCACAGAGAAACGCAGCGCCAAGGATATTGCACGTGAATTCGATCGCGTCGGCGGCGATTTGAACGCCTACACTTCAAAGGAATATACATGCTATTACGCTAAAGTGCTTGATCATCATGCGCCACTCGCGGTTGAAGTATTGGCCGATATGTTCTTCAATTCGGTGATGGACCCTGTGGAAATCGATAAAGAACGGCTCGTTGTTAAAGAGGAAATCAGCATGACCGAAGATATGGCGGACGATGATGTCCATGAACAATTATGGCGTGTCATGTATCCAGATAATGCAATTGGCGCACCGATCTTAGGCACCAACGAAACGCTGGACCGCTTCTCAAGACAGCAGATCTTGGATTATATGGAACGCCACTATACCCCGTCGAACACAGTCATTTCTGTAGCTGGCCATATCGACGACAAGTTGCTGAGCCAAATTGAATCGTTATTCGGCTCGTTCGAGCGCAAAAGTCCGGATAATGCCCACGTCTTGCCACTGTTTGTGCCTGGTCAATCGATCAAGCATAAAGAAACCGAGCAAGCCCATATCTGCCTTGGGTATCCTGGATTGTCGCTGCAGGACGATCAATTGTTTTCGCTTGCGGTACTGAACAATATCATCGGCGGTTCGATGTCATCTCGGCTGTTCCAGGAAATTCGCGAAGACCGCGGCCTTGCCTATTCCGTTTACTCGTATCATTCTGCCTACTCCGATCACGGCACGCTAGCGATCTACGGGGGAACTGCCGATCATCAAGTCGGGGAAGTGGAGGAGTTGATTCGCACATCGCTTCAGCGCATGCGAGAAGGCGATATTAGCGAGTTGGAAATTTCGGATTCCCGCGAGCAGTTAAAAGGCAATTTGCTGCTTGGCCTCGAAAGCACAGGATCCCGCATGAGCCGCAACGGAAAATACGAATTGCTTCACGGCAAGCACCAGTCCGCAGATGACATCATTCGCTTGATTGATGGGGTCGAACGGGATCACGTCCTTGATTTGATGCAATTAACTGCTGCTGCACCCGCTGTCTCCATCATCCGTTCACAATGA
- the pnp gene encoding polyribonucleotide nucleotidyltransferase: MEQTKKTYSFDWAGRELKVEVGQLAKQANGAALIRYGDTAVLSTATASKSPKPLDFFPLTVNYEERQYAVGKIPGGFIKREGRPSEKATLISRLIDRPLRPLFPDGFRNEVQVISMVMSVDQDCPSEMAAMFGSSLALMISDIPFDGPIAGVIVGMIDGEYVINPTGEQLEKSSINLTVAGTKDAINMVEAGAKEVSEEAILEAIMFGHEEIKKLIAFQEEIAAEVAKEKSAVQLYELDADLTAELKTAVEQDMNAAVQVNEKQARNEAIAAVRERALEAYADSEDDIKKQAGQVLDKMVKDEVRRLITDEKIRPDGRGPSEIRALSSEVGVLARTHGSGLFTRGQTQAMSICTLGALGDVQIIDGLGLEETKRFMHHYNFPLFSVGETGFLRGPGRREIGHGALGERALEAVIPNEKDFPYTIRLVSEVLESNGSTSQASICASTLAMMDAGVPIKAPVAGIAMGLVKKGENYTVLSDIQGMEDHLGDMDFKVAGTADGVTALQMDIKIDGLSREILEEALTQAKIGRLHILESMIATINTPRTTLSKFAPKIIMVKINPDKIRDVIGPGGKVINKIIDETGVKIDTEQDGTIFISSVDEEMNAKAKAMIENIVREAKVGEYYEGAVKRIEKFGAFVELFPGKDGLLHISEIQEERTKEVEDVLKMGDVVKVKVIEIDRQGRVNLSRKTVLKEEKEAAEKA, encoded by the coding sequence ATGGAGCAAACAAAAAAAACCTATTCATTTGACTGGGCTGGCCGCGAACTAAAGGTCGAAGTCGGTCAACTGGCTAAACAAGCGAACGGAGCGGCGTTAATCCGTTACGGCGATACAGCAGTACTATCCACTGCTACGGCATCAAAATCACCAAAACCTTTGGATTTCTTTCCGCTTACGGTGAACTATGAAGAGCGCCAATACGCTGTCGGGAAAATCCCGGGTGGATTCATCAAACGCGAAGGGCGCCCGTCTGAAAAAGCGACTTTGATCAGCCGCTTGATTGACCGTCCATTGCGTCCGCTATTCCCTGACGGTTTCCGCAACGAGGTACAAGTCATTTCCATGGTTATGTCAGTCGATCAGGACTGCCCATCTGAAATGGCTGCGATGTTTGGATCGTCACTCGCTTTGATGATTTCAGATATTCCATTCGATGGCCCAATCGCAGGCGTCATCGTCGGCATGATTGATGGCGAGTACGTTATCAACCCGACAGGCGAACAACTGGAGAAAAGCTCAATCAACTTGACGGTTGCCGGTACAAAAGACGCCATCAATATGGTAGAAGCCGGTGCGAAAGAAGTGTCTGAAGAGGCTATTCTTGAAGCGATCATGTTCGGCCACGAAGAAATCAAGAAATTGATCGCTTTCCAAGAAGAAATCGCTGCAGAAGTGGCTAAAGAGAAATCGGCAGTCCAATTATACGAATTGGATGCGGACTTGACGGCTGAACTGAAAACGGCTGTGGAACAAGACATGAATGCAGCTGTTCAAGTAAACGAAAAGCAAGCGCGCAATGAAGCCATTGCCGCTGTTCGCGAACGTGCGCTTGAAGCCTATGCAGATTCAGAAGACGATATTAAAAAGCAAGCGGGCCAAGTGCTCGATAAAATGGTTAAAGATGAAGTCCGCCGTCTGATCACGGACGAAAAAATCCGTCCAGACGGTCGCGGCCCATCCGAGATCCGCGCACTTTCTTCTGAAGTCGGCGTTCTTGCACGTACTCACGGTTCTGGCCTTTTCACGCGCGGCCAAACGCAGGCAATGAGCATCTGTACCCTTGGCGCACTTGGTGATGTTCAAATCATCGATGGCCTTGGCTTGGAAGAGACGAAGCGGTTTATGCACCATTACAATTTCCCGTTGTTCTCTGTCGGGGAAACTGGCTTCTTGCGCGGCCCTGGCCGTCGCGAAATCGGCCACGGGGCACTAGGCGAACGGGCTCTTGAAGCGGTTATTCCAAATGAAAAAGATTTCCCTTATACGATTCGACTCGTTTCCGAAGTGTTGGAATCGAACGGTTCAACATCGCAAGCAAGTATCTGTGCTTCGACTTTGGCGATGATGGACGCGGGTGTACCGATTAAAGCACCGGTTGCCGGCATTGCAATGGGCCTTGTGAAAAAAGGCGAGAACTATACGGTTCTGTCTGACATCCAAGGAATGGAAGACCATCTCGGCGATATGGACTTTAAAGTTGCCGGAACAGCAGATGGTGTCACTGCCCTTCAAATGGATATTAAAATTGACGGCTTGTCCCGTGAAATTCTCGAAGAAGCATTAACACAAGCGAAAATCGGGCGTCTGCACATTTTGGAGTCGATGATTGCGACAATCAACACACCGCGCACGACATTGTCCAAATTTGCGCCGAAGATTATCATGGTGAAGATCAATCCAGACAAAATCCGCGACGTCATCGGACCGGGCGGCAAAGTCATCAATAAAATCATCGATGAAACGGGCGTTAAGATCGATACCGAACAAGATGGTACGATTTTCATTTCTTCTGTTGATGAAGAAATGAACGCTAAAGCGAAAGCGATGATCGAAAACATCGTGCGCGAAGCAAAAGTCGGCGAATATTACGAGGGCGCCGTTAAGCGCATCGAAAAATTCGGCGCATTCGTTGAGTTGTTCCCAGGAAAAGACGGCCTTCTCCACATTTCAGAAATCCAGGAAGAACGGACAAAAGAAGTGGAAGATGTCTTGAAAATGGGCGATGTTGTGAAAGTAAAAGTTATCGAAATCGATCGTCAAGGACGCGTTAATTTGTCCCGTAAAACGGTTTTGAAAGAAGAAAAAGAAGCAGCTGAAAAGGCATAA
- the rpsO gene encoding 30S ribosomal protein S15: MAITQERKNELINEYKVHDTDTGSPEIQIAILTEDINNLNEHLRTHKKDHHSRRGLFKMVGRRRNLLKYLRENDVQRYRELIGRLGLRR; this comes from the coding sequence ATGGCAATCACACAAGAACGTAAAAATGAATTGATCAATGAATACAAAGTGCATGACACTGATACTGGTTCTCCAGAAATTCAGATCGCCATTCTTACAGAAGACATCAACAACTTGAACGAGCACTTGCGTACCCACAAGAAAGATCACCATTCACGTCGTGGTCTATTCAAAATGGTTGGACGCCGTCGTAACTTGCTTAAATACCTACGCGAGAACGATGTACAACGCTACCGTGAGTTAATCGGAAGACTTGGCCTACGCCGATAA
- the ribF gene encoding riboflavin biosynthesis protein RibF — protein sequence MKIIHLSYPHDMKAQEHGPLSMAIGFFDGVHKGHQRVIGTAIDKARSTGMKSAVMTFDPHPSLVLGGRKEEVFYITPLSQKMDILQEMGVDICYIVRFTSQFAQLSPEQFVEHFIDGLGVKEVVAGFDFSFGNKGGGDMELMQSIGRERYKVTTVGKIEAQDEKISSTRIRHLLKDGMVESVHQLLGRPYRISGTVVNGDKRGRTIGFPTANVEPELGTFVPKRGVYAVRIEVQGMYYNGVCNVGYKPTFNNPDVKNLVIEVHILDFDTSIYGEKVIVEWHKRIRDEQRFSGIDELKEQIGLDKETATQYFKV from the coding sequence ATGAAAATCATTCACTTGAGTTATCCTCACGACATGAAAGCACAAGAACATGGGCCATTGTCCATGGCGATCGGTTTTTTTGACGGCGTTCACAAGGGGCATCAGCGAGTGATCGGAACGGCTATAGACAAAGCGCGATCAACTGGGATGAAGTCGGCTGTTATGACCTTCGATCCACATCCATCGCTCGTACTCGGCGGCCGGAAAGAAGAAGTGTTTTATATCACGCCACTTAGCCAGAAAATGGACATTTTGCAGGAGATGGGTGTAGATATTTGTTATATCGTCCGCTTCACTTCCCAATTCGCTCAACTGTCGCCTGAACAATTCGTCGAGCATTTCATTGACGGCTTAGGCGTTAAGGAAGTCGTTGCCGGATTTGATTTTTCTTTCGGTAATAAAGGCGGCGGAGATATGGAATTGATGCAGTCGATCGGCCGTGAACGTTATAAGGTCACCACGGTCGGCAAAATCGAAGCGCAAGATGAAAAAATCAGTTCGACGCGCATTCGCCATTTATTAAAAGATGGAATGGTGGAATCGGTCCATCAATTGCTCGGCAGGCCTTACCGAATTTCCGGAACTGTCGTAAATGGCGACAAACGCGGGCGGACAATCGGTTTTCCAACCGCCAATGTCGAACCGGAACTTGGCACATTCGTTCCAAAACGGGGTGTCTACGCCGTCCGGATCGAAGTGCAAGGCATGTATTATAATGGTGTTTGCAATGTCGGATACAAGCCGACATTCAACAATCCGGATGTTAAAAACTTAGTTATCGAAGTCCATATTCTCGATTTTGATACGTCTATTTACGGCGAAAAAGTCATTGTCGAATGGCATAAACGCATTCGAGATGAGCAGAGATTTTCAGGTATCGATGAATTGAAAGAACAAATCGGACTGGATAAAGAGACTGCTACGCAATATTTCAAAGTATAA